One genomic window of Staphylococcus hsinchuensis includes the following:
- the hutU gene encoding urocanate hydratase, whose product MRKIEAKKGLDIECKGWEQEAVLRMLYNNLDPEVAERPEDLVVYGGIGKAARNWDAFEAIEETLRNLEADETMLVQSGKPVAVFKTHEEAPRVLLSNSVLVPEWANWDHFNELDKEGLIMYGQMTAGSWIYIGSQGIVQGTYETFGELANQHFDGDLKGTVTLTAGLGGMGGAQPLAVTMNGGVVIGVDVDETRIDKRIETKYCDVKTSDLDEALRLAEEAKEQGNALSIGLVGNAVDVHQEILDRGFKVDIVTDQTSAHDPLNGYVPQGYSLEEAKALRDKDPKEYVKKSESSMKKHVDLMLQFQKNGAIAFDYGNNIRQVAFNNGLENAFDFPGFVPAYIRPLFCEGKGPFRFAALSGDPKDIERADEEMRKLFPENEKLIRWLDLAQEKIAFQGLPSRIAWLGYEERAKMGLALNRLVREGEISAPIVIGRDHLDSGSVASPNRETEGMKDGSDAVGDWAVLNALINTAAGGSWISFHHGGGVGMGYSLHAGMVVVADGSERADRRLGRVLTTDPGMGVVRHADAGYESAVEVAKEKGIHIPMITGKGDK is encoded by the coding sequence GTGAGAAAAATTGAAGCAAAAAAAGGTTTAGACATTGAATGTAAAGGTTGGGAACAAGAAGCAGTATTGAGAATGTTATACAACAACTTGGATCCAGAAGTTGCTGAACGTCCAGAAGACTTAGTTGTATATGGTGGTATCGGTAAAGCTGCTAGAAACTGGGATGCATTTGAAGCTATTGAAGAAACATTACGTAATTTAGAAGCGGATGAAACAATGTTAGTTCAATCAGGTAAACCAGTAGCAGTGTTTAAAACACACGAAGAAGCACCACGTGTATTATTATCAAACTCAGTATTAGTTCCTGAATGGGCAAACTGGGATCATTTCAATGAGCTAGATAAAGAAGGCTTAATCATGTACGGTCAAATGACTGCGGGTAGTTGGATTTATATCGGTTCACAAGGTATTGTACAAGGTACGTATGAAACATTTGGTGAGCTAGCTAATCAACATTTTGATGGTGATTTAAAAGGTACCGTAACATTAACTGCTGGTCTAGGCGGTATGGGTGGTGCACAGCCACTTGCTGTTACTATGAATGGTGGCGTAGTTATCGGTGTTGATGTCGATGAAACACGTATCGATAAACGTATCGAAACGAAATATTGTGATGTTAAGACAAGCGATTTAGATGAAGCATTACGACTAGCAGAAGAAGCAAAAGAACAAGGCAATGCTTTATCTATTGGTTTAGTAGGTAATGCAGTTGATGTACATCAAGAAATTTTAGACAGAGGATTTAAAGTTGATATCGTAACAGACCAAACAAGTGCACATGACCCATTAAATGGTTATGTACCTCAAGGTTATTCATTAGAAGAGGCTAAAGCATTACGCGATAAAGACCCGAAAGAATATGTGAAAAAATCAGAATCTTCAATGAAAAAACACGTAGACTTAATGTTACAATTCCAAAAAAATGGTGCGATTGCATTTGACTATGGTAATAACATTAGACAAGTTGCATTTAATAATGGTTTAGAAAATGCATTTGATTTCCCAGGATTCGTGCCAGCGTACATTAGACCATTATTCTGTGAAGGTAAAGGTCCATTCCGTTTTGCTGCTTTAAGTGGAGATCCTAAAGATATCGAACGTGCTGATGAAGAAATGAGAAAGTTATTCCCAGAGAATGAAAAACTTATCCGTTGGTTAGATTTAGCACAAGAAAAAATCGCATTCCAAGGTTTACCATCACGTATTGCATGGTTAGGTTATGAAGAACGTGCGAAAATGGGGTTAGCTTTAAATCGTTTAGTACGAGAAGGGGAAATATCTGCACCTATCGTTATCGGTCGTGACCACCTTGACTCAGGTTCAGTTGCAAGTCCTAACCGTGAAACTGAAGGAATGAAAGATGGTTCTGATGCTGTAGGTGACTGGGCTGTATTAAATGCTTTAATCAATACAGCAGCAGGCGGTTCATGGATTTCATTCCACCACGGCGGTGGCGTAGGTATGGGTTATTCATTACATGCTGGTATGGTTGTTGTTGCGGATGGCTCTGAACGTGCAGATCGTCGTTTAGGACGTGTATTAACTACAGATCCGGGTATGGGAGTAGTGAGACATGCTGATGCAGGTTATGAATCTGCAGTAGAAGTTGCAAAGGAAAAAGGTATTCACATTCCAATGATTACAGGTAAAGGAGACAAATAA
- a CDS encoding YjiH family protein, which yields MWKFFVYSLIGIIVFFIPITLFGESTILVDHIVKWITAWVKPILPFYVLCLIIIGAVLPFVNKEWNKSKTSIVFSLFKVLGVFIAIMVVFHIGPHFILKKDIGPFLYDKLAMPLSLLIPIGAILLSFLVGYGLLEFIGVLCRPIMRPIFKTPGKSAVDAVASFVGSYSIGLLITNRVYKNGGYTHKEAVVIATGFSTVSATFMIIVANTLKIIDFWNLYFWFTLVVTFIVTAITVQLPPIRFEKNDTFENQPYQKEVRRDMPLLKEAWLEAKQAVGQANSLVDNVKENLRDGVLMTISILPSIMSIGLIGLLIVEFTPIVEYVAYIFYPFISIFPVKDVGVLAQASTISIVEMLLPSAIAQSADLATRFVVAVTSVSAIIFFSSVVPVILSTEIKVSISKLVVIWFERVVLTLLITIPFALWIF from the coding sequence ATGTGGAAGTTTTTTGTGTATAGTTTAATAGGTATTATTGTCTTTTTCATACCTATAACCCTTTTCGGAGAATCAACAATCTTAGTTGATCATATCGTGAAGTGGATAACCGCATGGGTCAAACCGATTTTACCGTTTTATGTACTGTGCTTAATTATAATTGGAGCTGTACTTCCATTTGTTAATAAAGAATGGAATAAGTCTAAAACGAGTATTGTGTTTTCGTTATTTAAAGTGTTAGGCGTTTTTATTGCGATTATGGTCGTTTTTCATATCGGACCTCATTTTATTTTGAAGAAAGATATAGGGCCTTTTTTGTACGATAAGTTGGCAATGCCATTAAGCTTATTAATACCGATAGGAGCTATTTTATTATCATTTTTAGTTGGATATGGATTACTAGAATTTATTGGTGTGCTTTGTAGGCCAATCATGCGGCCCATATTTAAAACACCAGGTAAGTCGGCAGTGGATGCAGTTGCCTCATTCGTAGGAAGTTACTCTATAGGTTTACTTATAACGAATAGAGTTTATAAGAATGGTGGCTACACTCATAAAGAAGCTGTCGTAATCGCAACTGGATTTTCAACAGTTTCTGCTACATTTATGATTATTGTCGCGAATACTTTGAAAATTATTGATTTTTGGAACTTGTATTTTTGGTTCACACTTGTAGTAACATTTATTGTTACTGCTATTACGGTACAACTCCCACCTATAAGATTTGAAAAGAATGACACCTTCGAAAATCAACCGTATCAAAAAGAAGTGCGCAGAGATATGCCTTTACTTAAAGAGGCATGGTTAGAAGCTAAACAAGCAGTAGGACAGGCGAATTCACTAGTAGATAATGTTAAAGAAAATTTACGCGACGGTGTGTTAATGACGATATCAATACTACCTTCAATAATGTCTATTGGTTTAATAGGTTTATTGATAGTTGAATTTACACCAATTGTTGAATATGTAGCCTATATATTTTACCCATTTATTTCAATCTTCCCAGTTAAAGATGTAGGCGTTTTAGCTCAAGCTTCAACAATTTCGATTGTTGAAATGTTGTTACCTTCAGCAATTGCACAAAGCGCTGATTTAGCTACACGATTTGTGGTGGCAGTAACAAGCGTTTCGGCTATCATATTCTTTTCAAGCGTTGTACCCGTTATTTTATCTACGGAAATTAAGGTTTCTATAAGTAAATTAGTGGTCATATGGTTTGAAAGAGTAGTATTAACGTTATTAATAACAATTCCTTTTGCGTTATGGATTTTCTAA
- a CDS encoding LysR family transcriptional regulator has translation MKIIQLEYFVAVVNYNSFTKAANYLHISQPSLTTTIKKMEEDLGYDLLIRTTKDIKITEKGIQFYHYAQDLIQHYHQTLEKMHDLNMSHAPKIKLSILESTNQWISQIISNHRRYNQDQTYYVAEVHDQNKILEQLLNFENHIAITNEKIEHENIESIKLYEESYVLLTPENVFNKRETKAVAHYPLIVPMKGSQVRKHIDEYFNRMNVHPNIVIEVSRFEAATNYVHKGMGYAIIPQVYYQSFNTRNLEIVTIKPKIKRAIYINYLKKRKHPKRVLSLINQCIDFWKFRE, from the coding sequence ATGAAAATTATTCAATTAGAGTATTTTGTAGCAGTAGTTAACTACAACAGTTTCACGAAAGCTGCTAATTATTTGCACATTAGTCAACCTTCTTTAACTACAACAATTAAAAAAATGGAAGAAGATTTAGGGTACGATTTATTAATTCGAACTACGAAAGATATTAAAATTACTGAAAAAGGTATTCAATTCTATCATTATGCTCAAGACTTAATTCAACACTACCATCAAACATTGGAAAAAATGCATGACCTTAATATGAGTCATGCACCTAAGATTAAGTTATCTATACTTGAATCTACAAATCAATGGATTTCACAAATTATATCTAATCATCGCCGATATAATCAGGATCAAACTTATTATGTAGCTGAAGTTCATGATCAAAATAAAATCTTAGAACAGCTACTCAATTTTGAAAATCATATCGCAATAACCAATGAAAAAATAGAACATGAAAATATTGAATCGATTAAATTATACGAAGAATCTTATGTTCTACTAACCCCTGAGAATGTATTTAACAAAAGGGAAACAAAGGCTGTTGCACATTATCCGCTAATCGTACCTATGAAAGGATCACAAGTACGCAAACATATCGATGAATACTTCAATAGAATGAACGTTCATCCTAATATTGTAATTGAAGTGAGCCGATTTGAAGCAGCTACTAACTATGTGCATAAAGGAATGGGTTATGCGATTATCCCTCAAGTTTACTATCAATCATTCAATACACGTAACCTAGAAATTGTGACAATCAAACCTAAAATCAAACGTGCGATTTATATCAACTACCTCAAAAAAAGAAAGCACCCTAAACGGGTACTTTCTTTAATTAATCAATGCATCGATTTTTGGAAATTTAGAGAATGA
- the hutG gene encoding formimidoylglutamase, whose product MYNLSNKELWQGRVDSETDSSHFRHFQTINFRNISDSFDEEQHGVGMIGYAVDKGVELNKGRVGAKEGPDAIKKAFANLPVMRDTQIYDYGNVEHDYERLEETQKEFGHYVAQSIQRHNQTFLLGGGHDIAYAQYLGVREAHPDASIGVINIDAHFDTRKEEGSTSGTSFRQILEGDDNANYLVLGVQEGGNTQGLFDYAEERGVGYVYSDELLHQIAPPIKDKVERFMNDHDVIMFTICMDVIDSAFAPGVSANAVLGLFPHIVLEIAKRIIPNEKVSTISIAETNPKYDIDQRTSKLTANFFHHFIL is encoded by the coding sequence ATGTATAATTTGTCAAACAAAGAATTGTGGCAAGGAAGAGTGGACAGTGAAACAGATTCAAGTCATTTCAGGCACTTTCAAACAATCAATTTCCGAAACATTTCAGACAGTTTTGATGAAGAACAACATGGGGTAGGTATGATTGGTTATGCGGTTGATAAAGGTGTTGAATTAAATAAAGGGCGTGTAGGTGCCAAAGAAGGTCCTGACGCGATTAAAAAAGCATTCGCAAATTTACCAGTTATGCGCGATACTCAAATTTATGATTATGGTAATGTTGAGCATGATTATGAGAGATTAGAAGAAACACAAAAAGAATTCGGTCATTATGTAGCACAATCAATCCAACGTCATAATCAAACATTTCTTCTAGGTGGTGGACATGACATTGCGTATGCTCAGTATTTAGGTGTACGTGAAGCGCACCCTGACGCATCAATAGGTGTAATTAACATCGATGCACATTTCGATACACGTAAAGAAGAAGGCTCAACATCAGGTACAAGCTTTAGACAGATCTTAGAAGGAGACGACAATGCAAACTATTTAGTATTAGGTGTTCAAGAAGGCGGTAATACACAAGGATTATTCGACTATGCTGAAGAGCGCGGTGTAGGTTATGTGTATTCAGACGAACTTTTACACCAAATCGCTCCTCCAATTAAAGATAAAGTAGAAAGATTTATGAACGACCATGATGTTATTATGTTTACAATATGTATGGACGTCATTGACAGTGCTTTTGCACCAGGTGTTAGTGCCAATGCTGTACTAGGACTGTTTCCTCATATTGTTCTAGAGATTGCTAAACGTATTATACCAAATGAGAAAGTATCAACTATTAGTATTGCTGAAACAAATCCAAAATATGACATCGATCAGCGAACTTCAAAGTTAACAGCTAATTTCTTCCACCATTTCATTCTCTAA
- a CDS encoding CPBP family intramembrane glutamic endopeptidase, producing the protein MNNKRIPGFQWAMMIFTFTIIAFAAPIILKDFQGATPFKYYVFDLSVLAPLLGAIFCIIVFRYKKLQLAHFKLSIDLKVIERLLLAIILPLVIFIISMVSLNIFADSFVLLQSEDFSVPFLIVLIGQVLMAFCVELGFRVYLQNIVENRMATFFASIVVGIIFAVWNIKLVFGVEFMLYNLLFYFAFSIIVGELIRGTKGRTIYIATLFNLMMSFGLLYLFNEELGNILSMKIIAFSTVFVAIVYILLSTIIRGLIYKSTNRNLDEVEDNNYFDHVNDSTHQHNNHETNKVNHQQETPNEDDEHTNIRDNQSSATKSDNQQSSESVNKHIDKEDDVVSNHDEQMNVTHSTTAAETSHVDESDQSLTSEKENDVHDTDDTTTEETSRITNPTHNEPLDNDSTEVNKQPHSETAEDTAFSQQQRSPVESSTERKSKQQSKRDTDLKKQKKHKRKRTSTVVSEVKDSLEPETSQNENASTTFDQNKSDAPKNNRQRSPFSIKNKRRHRR; encoded by the coding sequence ATGAATAATAAACGTATTCCAGGCTTTCAATGGGCAATGATGATATTTACTTTTACTATCATCGCATTCGCTGCACCCATTATCCTGAAAGATTTTCAAGGTGCTACACCATTTAAATACTATGTATTTGATTTAAGTGTTTTGGCTCCTTTATTAGGCGCAATCTTCTGTATCATTGTATTTAGATATAAAAAGTTACAACTTGCGCATTTTAAACTTTCTATAGATTTAAAAGTAATCGAACGGTTGTTATTAGCTATTATTTTGCCGTTAGTTATATTTATCATCTCAATGGTTAGTCTAAATATATTTGCTGATAGTTTTGTGTTATTACAATCTGAAGATTTCTCAGTTCCATTTCTTATTGTTTTAATAGGTCAAGTTTTAATGGCTTTCTGTGTTGAGTTAGGCTTCCGAGTATATTTACAAAATATCGTTGAAAACAGAATGGCAACATTTTTTGCTTCTATTGTCGTTGGTATTATTTTTGCAGTTTGGAATATTAAATTAGTATTCGGCGTAGAATTCATGCTATACAATTTATTATTCTACTTTGCATTTTCAATCATTGTCGGAGAATTAATACGAGGCACAAAAGGTCGCACAATTTATATTGCTACATTATTTAATTTAATGATGTCATTTGGACTACTTTACTTATTTAATGAAGAACTCGGTAATATACTTTCTATGAAAATTATTGCATTCTCTACAGTATTTGTAGCAATTGTCTACATACTATTGAGCACGATTATTCGCGGTTTAATTTATAAATCTACCAATCGTAATCTTGATGAAGTAGAAGATAATAATTATTTCGACCATGTGAATGATTCTACTCATCAACACAATAACCACGAGACGAACAAAGTAAATCATCAACAGGAAACACCTAATGAAGACGATGAACATACAAACATTCGTGACAATCAATCTTCAGCAACAAAATCTGACAACCAACAATCATCAGAGAGCGTCAATAAACATATAGATAAAGAGGACGATGTTGTTTCTAATCATGATGAACAAATGAATGTTACGCATTCAACAACAGCAGCTGAAACGTCTCATGTAGACGAATCAGATCAATCGCTAACTTCTGAAAAAGAAAACGATGTTCATGACACAGACGATACAACGACAGAAGAAACATCACGTATCACTAATCCAACGCACAATGAACCTTTAGATAATGATTCAACAGAAGTTAATAAACAACCTCATAGTGAAACGGCAGAAGATACTGCATTCTCACAACAACAGCGTTCACCTGTCGAATCATCTACTGAACGAAAAAGCAAACAACAGTCGAAACGTGACACAGATTTAAAGAAACAAAAGAAACACAAAAGAAAACGTACATCCACAGTTGTGAGTGAGGTTAAAGATTCATTAGAACCTGAGACATCACAAAATGAAAATGCATCAACAACTTTTGATCAAAACAAGAGTGATGCGCCTAAAAACAACCGTCAACGTTCACCATTCAGCATAAAGAACAAACGTCGTCACCGTAGATAA
- a CDS encoding ribose 5-phosphate isomerase A: MMNKDQLKKSTFKDALAQIQDGMVIGIGSGSTIELLIPELATKLQQESIEITGVCTSNKTAFIAKEHGIKIFDVNDVQHIDIAIDGADEIDRELNLIKGGGGALFREKVIDSMAEKFIVLADDSKCVDYLGETFKLPVEVDKFNWLLIAKNIESIKQVKAIRRMVDDVPFITDNGNYILDLEINNHIDAYEMHEYLIHLIGVLETGYFLDVTDQVIIGSTSGVKVINK, translated from the coding sequence ATGATGAATAAAGACCAATTGAAAAAGAGCACATTTAAAGATGCATTAGCACAAATTCAAGATGGGATGGTTATAGGTATTGGTTCTGGTTCTACTATAGAGCTTCTCATCCCAGAATTAGCTACAAAGTTACAACAAGAAAGTATTGAAATCACAGGTGTGTGTACCTCAAATAAAACAGCCTTTATCGCTAAAGAACACGGTATTAAAATTTTTGATGTGAATGACGTTCAACACATTGATATCGCCATTGACGGGGCTGATGAAATTGATCGTGAATTAAACTTAATTAAAGGTGGCGGGGGCGCACTGTTTAGAGAGAAAGTCATTGATTCAATGGCCGAAAAATTTATCGTATTAGCAGATGATTCGAAATGTGTCGATTATCTAGGAGAGACATTTAAATTACCTGTGGAAGTTGATAAATTTAATTGGCTCTTAATTGCTAAAAATATTGAAAGTATTAAGCAAGTGAAAGCGATCCGTAGAATGGTAGATGATGTACCATTTATTACCGATAATGGAAATTACATATTAGATTTAGAGATTAATAATCATATAGATGCATATGAAATGCATGAGTATTTAATACACTTGATAGGTGTATTAGAAACAGGATATTTCTTAGACGTCACTGATCAGGTCATTATTGGTTCAACTTCAGGTGTTAAAGTGATTAATAAATAA
- a CDS encoding MOSC domain-containing protein, with protein sequence METYQLIAITTGKVESLDYSKKRPMRSALNKEKFNDKMYLTHTGFTEDEQEYKDHGGPEKAVCLYSKNNYKLWENDLNVLPEYAMFGENLTAQDIDEQKIHFGDQFQLGEAIIEVSEIREPCWKIQAKYQIPDLVKRMSQSGRTGFYFRVVKEGYVNQTDDLTLIKQAEPETALTVFELNDIYYNDKKNIERLQYALNNPYLTDARKEKLQKFLNRAIKISEKNKESLS encoded by the coding sequence ATGGAAACATATCAATTAATAGCTATCACAACTGGCAAAGTTGAATCGTTAGATTATAGTAAAAAGAGACCTATGCGTTCTGCTTTAAACAAAGAAAAGTTTAACGATAAAATGTATTTAACTCACACAGGTTTTACGGAAGATGAGCAGGAATATAAAGATCATGGTGGACCTGAAAAAGCAGTTTGCTTATACAGTAAAAACAACTATAAACTTTGGGAAAATGACCTCAATGTGTTACCTGAATACGCAATGTTTGGTGAAAACCTAACTGCACAAGACATCGATGAACAGAAAATTCACTTTGGTGACCAGTTTCAACTCGGTGAAGCAATCATTGAAGTTTCCGAAATTCGCGAACCGTGCTGGAAGATTCAAGCTAAATATCAAATCCCAGACCTTGTGAAACGTATGTCCCAATCTGGTAGAACTGGATTCTATTTTAGAGTAGTGAAAGAAGGTTATGTAAATCAAACCGACGATTTAACACTTATCAAACAGGCTGAACCAGAAACGGCACTCACTGTGTTTGAATTGAATGATATTTATTATAACGATAAGAAAAATATCGAACGTTTACAGTACGCATTAAATAATCCATATCTTACTGACGCTAGAAAGGAAAAATTGCAAAAGTTTCTCAATCGTGCGATTAAAATCTCAGAAAAAAATAAAGAATCACTAAGTTAA
- a CDS encoding aldose epimerase family protein, with protein MIAKVEKQSNDIDLIKIDNEETKIVFSNYGARIVSWKFDDNLIVLGNVVEADEFYFENPFKFGATVGRYGGRIANATFELDGKTYELPKNDGENNLHGGPNGLDDRFFDYEIKEQVGQIQIVFKTQIKNKDDYFPGDIQLEVIHTYDVNHRWTIEYKATASETTLFNPMNHVYFNLNRDNKVVDNHFISSEALKMYPLAENNIVTDTTPIDLINVYESDKVQLKDIFESDYPEIKQQMAQFGGLDHPFDIHNGYMTIENDHFMLSVETDMPNVVMFTFNHPKSWESDFNIYKPHSGFTLETQCMPNDINLYGDQASSILKANSPFYSKTVFQINEK; from the coding sequence ATGATTGCGAAGGTAGAAAAACAAAGTAATGATATTGATTTAATTAAAATTGATAATGAAGAAACGAAAATCGTCTTTTCTAATTATGGTGCGCGCATCGTTTCATGGAAATTTGATGATAACCTGATAGTTCTAGGAAATGTAGTTGAGGCAGATGAATTTTACTTTGAAAATCCATTTAAGTTTGGTGCAACGGTAGGGCGTTATGGTGGGCGAATTGCTAACGCCACGTTTGAGTTAGATGGAAAAACATACGAACTACCTAAAAATGATGGTGAGAATAATTTACATGGCGGACCGAATGGTTTAGATGATAGATTCTTTGATTATGAGATTAAAGAACAAGTGGGTCAAATACAAATTGTTTTCAAAACGCAAATCAAGAATAAGGATGATTATTTCCCAGGTGATATTCAATTGGAAGTTATTCATACTTATGATGTTAACCATAGATGGACAATTGAGTATAAAGCAACTGCTTCAGAAACAACACTCTTTAACCCAATGAATCATGTATATTTTAATTTAAACCGTGATAATAAAGTAGTGGATAATCACTTTATTAGTAGTGAAGCATTAAAAATGTATCCATTAGCAGAAAATAATATTGTGACTGACACAACACCGATAGATTTAATCAATGTATATGAATCAGATAAAGTACAATTAAAGGATATATTCGAAAGTGATTACCCAGAAATTAAACAACAGATGGCACAATTCGGTGGTTTGGATCATCCTTTTGATATTCATAATGGTTATATGACGATAGAAAATGATCATTTTATGCTTTCCGTAGAAACAGACATGCCTAATGTGGTTATGTTTACTTTCAATCATCCGAAGTCATGGGAAAGCGATTTTAATATTTATAAACCGCATTCAGGTTTTACTTTAGAGACACAGTGTATGCCTAATGACATTAATTTATATGGTGATCAGGCATCGTCAATTTTAAAGGCTAATTCACCTTTTTATTCAAAAACAGTATTTCAAATAAACGAAAAATAA
- a CDS encoding ABC transporter permease, translated as MSKFLATFGLTYKNKIKTKAFMIFTVIVILLMILGANINKIVDLFDGGNDKIGVVTNNEQIYKTLKSQGSKLYDDASFKKVSDKKAHRLVKNEKLDRAYIIKIKDKNQLSAKILSRDTVSNEDKQKLKSVLTTMQTQIVAHDLKLSPQDLKQLQSHSAVDSEVITKHGKQSQLNASEKGFNMIIIYIGVMLMFFIILNYGNQVAMEIATEKTSRVIEMIITSVSPIKHLFAKVLGVVSVALTQILIFIVAGLICFFVFDIKKMLKGFKLEPNGLTLQIAIVGIISLILGILTYVFLAAILGSITARIEDISQTLMPMTLLSMIAFYIALYSLMQSETIFTKVASFIPFVSPFVMFVRASSPDVAIWEFILSFLLSIITIIILVWLAVRSYKDSILNFDQSFFKSMRRIFKKS; from the coding sequence ATGAGTAAATTTCTTGCTACTTTTGGATTAACTTATAAAAATAAAATTAAAACGAAAGCATTTATGATATTTACTGTTATTGTCATTTTGCTCATGATTTTAGGAGCTAATATTAATAAAATTGTAGACTTGTTCGATGGAGGTAACGACAAAATTGGTGTTGTTACGAACAACGAGCAAATTTATAAAACGCTAAAATCACAAGGCAGTAAGCTATATGATGATGCTTCTTTCAAAAAGGTTTCTGACAAAAAAGCACATCGATTGGTCAAAAATGAAAAACTAGATCGTGCTTATATTATAAAAATAAAAGATAAAAATCAGTTATCTGCTAAGATTTTAAGTCGTGATACAGTATCAAACGAAGATAAACAAAAGCTAAAAAGTGTATTAACCACGATGCAGACACAAATTGTTGCACATGATTTAAAACTATCACCACAGGATTTGAAACAACTACAAAGTCATAGTGCTGTGGATTCTGAAGTGATTACAAAGCATGGTAAGCAGTCACAACTGAATGCGTCTGAAAAAGGTTTTAATATGATTATTATTTATATTGGTGTCATGTTGATGTTTTTCATTATATTGAATTATGGAAATCAAGTCGCGATGGAAATTGCTACAGAAAAAACTTCTCGTGTCATCGAAATGATTATAACGAGTGTGTCACCGATTAAACATTTATTTGCAAAAGTGCTTGGTGTTGTTTCCGTTGCACTAACTCAAATATTAATTTTTATTGTGGCTGGATTAATCTGTTTCTTCGTTTTTGACATTAAAAAGATGTTAAAGGGATTCAAATTAGAACCTAATGGGCTCACACTACAAATTGCGATAGTTGGAATAATATCCTTAATACTCGGTATATTGACGTATGTATTTTTAGCAGCAATACTCGGTTCAATTACTGCACGCATTGAGGACATTAGTCAAACTTTAATGCCGATGACATTGTTAAGTATGATCGCATTTTACATTGCGTTATACAGTTTAATGCAGTCAGAAACCATTTTTACTAAAGTTGCGAGTTTTATACCGTTTGTATCGCCTTTCGTCATGTTCGTAAGGGCTTCGTCACCAGATGTAGCCATTTGGGAATTTATACTAAGTTTCTTACTTTCAATCATCACCATTATCATCTTAGTGTGGTTAGCCGTACGAAGTTATAAAGATTCAATCTTAAACTTTGATCAAAGTTTCTTTAAATCGATGAGACGTATTTTCAAAAAAAGTTAA